The following coding sequences lie in one Peribacillus frigoritolerans genomic window:
- the tadA gene encoding tRNA adenosine(34) deaminase TadA: MKDDVYYMNLALKEAEKAQMLNEVPIGALIVIDDQVISTGHNLRETEQNATAHAELLAINEACRATGSWRLEDATLYVTLEPCPMCAGAILQSRVKRVVFGAHDPKAGCAGTFMDLLQDERFNHQCDVTSGVLGEECGWILTSFFKELRDRKKRLKREQALKIAEENK, translated from the coding sequence ATGAAGGATGATGTTTATTACATGAATTTAGCCTTAAAGGAAGCGGAAAAGGCGCAGATGTTGAATGAAGTGCCGATTGGCGCTTTAATCGTAATAGATGATCAAGTTATTTCGACGGGGCATAACCTGAGGGAAACGGAACAGAATGCGACGGCACATGCGGAGCTGCTTGCGATCAATGAGGCTTGCCGTGCTACTGGCAGTTGGCGTCTTGAAGATGCGACATTATATGTAACGCTGGAGCCCTGTCCCATGTGTGCTGGTGCCATCTTGCAATCAAGGGTAAAAAGGGTTGTTTTTGGAGCCCATGACCCAAAGGCTGGCTGTGCAGGGACATTCATGGATTTACTCCAAGATGAACGCTTCAACCATCAATGTGATGTAACAAGCGGTGTATTAGGGGAAGAGTGCGGCTGGATATTGACTTCATTTTTTAAAGAACTTAGGGATAGAAAGAAAAGGTTGAAAAGAGAGCAAGCACTCAAAATTGCCGAGGAAAATAAATAG
- a CDS encoding deoxynucleoside kinase encodes MNLRKKYNIPNNAVITIAGTVGVGKSTMTNALADALQFRTSFEKVDTNPYLDKFYDDFNRWSFHLQIYFLAERFKEQKKIFEYGGGFIQDRSIYEDTGIFAKMHYEKGTMNDVDYETYTSLFNAMVMTPYFPHPDLLIYLEGSLDDILDRIQERGRPMEQHTPIEYWQEMHGRYEEWIDQFNACPVLRLNINEYDLMQDEASIEPLIKRIAEYMEQTKLLRNV; translated from the coding sequence ATGAACTTACGAAAGAAATATAATATTCCAAACAACGCCGTCATCACGATAGCAGGGACGGTTGGCGTAGGAAAATCGACCATGACCAATGCGTTAGCCGATGCCCTTCAATTCAGGACATCCTTTGAAAAGGTTGATACGAACCCCTACCTGGATAAGTTTTACGATGATTTTAATCGCTGGAGTTTCCACCTGCAAATCTATTTCCTCGCTGAACGTTTTAAAGAGCAAAAAAAAATCTTCGAATATGGCGGTGGTTTTATCCAAGACCGTTCCATTTATGAAGACACAGGGATATTTGCAAAAATGCATTATGAAAAAGGCACGATGAATGATGTGGACTACGAAACGTATACAAGCCTTTTCAATGCCATGGTAATGACGCCATACTTCCCGCACCCTGATTTACTAATCTATCTCGAAGGTTCGCTTGATGATATCCTCGACCGGATCCAAGAACGCGGCCGTCCAATGGAACAGCATACCCCAATTGAATATTGGCAGGAAATGCACGGCCGTTACGAGGAATGGATTGATCAATTCAACGCCTGCCCTGTCCTACGATTAAATATAAACGAATATGACCTTATGCAGGATGAAGCAAGCATCGAACCTCTTATAAAACGGATTGCCGAATATATGGAGCAAACCAAGTTGCTGCGAAATGTATAA
- the dnaX gene encoding DNA polymerase III subunit gamma/tau: MGYQALYRVWRPQQFIDVVGQEHVTKTLQNALVGQKVSHAYLFSGPRGTGKTSAAKILAKAVNCEHAPTSEPCNECATCRGITDGSISDVIEIDAASNNGVEEIRDIRDKVKYAPNAVTYKVYIIDEVHMLSQGAFNALLKTLEEPPKHVIFILATTEPHKIPLTIISRCQRFDFKRIQPQDIVGRMSQIIAETGVSCDEQALHIIARAAEGGMRDALSLLDQAISFSSETVSVEDALTVTGSVSQAFLSRLAKAIYDKEVAVALEVLEELLAMGKDPARFIEDMIYYFRDMLLFQTAPALAESFERVLIDPQFKELAEVISSESIYSIIESFNQTQQDMKWTNHPRIFLEVALVKLCNEQRPNQNDNGQLLQLQQKIEDLEKKLIEMQKNGIPAAMTEKPAEQAKVQRAVKKAYKAPAGKINQVLKQATKPGLNAVKSKWGEVLEQLGQQNQKSLAALLTEAEPVAASTEAFVVKFKYDIHCQMAMENNRFVEVIASIMQQLTGHRMEIAGVPESQWQRLREDFISTQQFDGPEETESKEEDPFIAEARKLVGDDLLEIKE, encoded by the coding sequence GTGGGGTATCAAGCATTATACCGGGTATGGCGGCCACAACAATTCATTGATGTAGTCGGGCAGGAACATGTAACGAAAACGTTGCAGAATGCCTTGGTCGGGCAGAAGGTTTCGCATGCCTATTTATTTTCCGGTCCGCGTGGAACAGGGAAAACAAGTGCTGCCAAAATTCTGGCAAAAGCAGTGAATTGTGAGCATGCCCCGACAAGTGAGCCCTGTAACGAATGTGCTACCTGCCGCGGAATCACCGATGGCTCCATATCAGATGTTATAGAAATTGATGCAGCATCCAATAATGGTGTCGAGGAAATCCGTGACATTCGTGATAAGGTCAAATATGCACCGAACGCGGTTACATATAAAGTTTATATCATTGATGAGGTACATATGCTATCACAGGGTGCTTTCAATGCACTTTTGAAGACATTGGAAGAACCCCCGAAGCACGTGATTTTTATATTGGCGACGACTGAACCTCATAAGATTCCACTAACGATCATTTCCCGTTGCCAAAGGTTTGATTTTAAAAGGATCCAGCCTCAAGATATAGTTGGCAGGATGTCACAGATCATCGCAGAAACAGGTGTTTCATGTGATGAACAAGCCCTGCATATCATTGCGAGGGCAGCCGAAGGCGGGATGCGGGATGCACTAAGCCTTCTTGATCAAGCGATATCCTTCAGTTCAGAGACGGTTTCTGTGGAAGATGCATTGACTGTCACCGGTTCTGTTTCGCAGGCGTTTTTAAGCCGGCTGGCAAAAGCTATATATGATAAAGAAGTAGCGGTGGCACTTGAAGTCCTTGAAGAATTGCTGGCCATGGGAAAAGACCCGGCTCGGTTCATTGAAGACATGATTTATTATTTCCGTGACATGCTTTTGTTTCAAACGGCACCGGCACTGGCAGAATCCTTCGAGCGTGTTTTGATAGATCCCCAATTTAAGGAATTGGCAGAAGTGATCTCTTCTGAATCGATTTACTCCATTATCGAAAGCTTCAATCAAACACAGCAGGATATGAAATGGACAAATCATCCAAGGATTTTCCTTGAAGTGGCACTTGTGAAGTTATGTAATGAGCAAAGGCCAAATCAAAATGATAACGGGCAGCTGTTGCAGCTGCAGCAGAAAATAGAAGATTTAGAGAAGAAATTGATTGAAATGCAGAAAAACGGCATTCCGGCAGCCATGACAGAAAAGCCTGCAGAGCAGGCTAAGGTGCAAAGGGCCGTTAAAAAGGCATATAAAGCACCTGCAGGGAAGATCAATCAAGTTTTGAAACAAGCTACAAAGCCAGGTCTTAATGCTGTGAAAAGTAAGTGGGGGGAAGTGCTTGAGCAGTTAGGTCAGCAAAACCAAAAGTCATTGGCAGCTTTATTAACGGAGGCAGAACCTGTTGCTGCGTCAACTGAAGCTTTTGTGGTAAAATTCAAATATGATATTCATTGTCAAATGGCAATGGAAAATAACCGTTTCGTGGAAGTGATAGCCTCGATCATGCAGCAATTGACCGGACACCGAATGGAGATAGCTGGAGTTCCGGAGAGCCAGTGGCAAAGGTTGCGGGAGGACTTCATCTCAACACAGCAGTTCGACGGTCCCGAAGAAACGGAATCAAAAGAAGAAGACCCCTTTATAGCAGAGGCTAGAAAATTAGTCGGCGATGATTTACTTGAAATTAAAGAATAA
- a CDS encoding YbaB/EbfC family nucleoid-associated protein, protein MRGGNMQNMMKQMQKMQKKMAEAQEELGEKKIEGTAGGGMVTVIVTGHKEIVDVIIKPEVVDPDDIDMLQDLVLAATNDALKKAEELTNQTMGQFTKGMNLPGMF, encoded by the coding sequence ATGCGCGGCGGTAATATGCAGAACATGATGAAACAAATGCAAAAGATGCAAAAGAAGATGGCAGAGGCACAAGAAGAATTAGGTGAAAAAAAGATTGAAGGAACTGCTGGCGGCGGAATGGTAACGGTCATCGTGACTGGACATAAAGAAATCGTCGATGTAATCATCAAACCGGAAGTTGTCGATCCGGATGATATCGATATGCTTCAGGATTTAGTTCTGGCTGCGACTAACGATGCTTTGAAAAAGGCGGAAGAATTGACAAACCAAACGATGGGACAATTCACTAAGGGAATGAACCTTCCGGGTATGTTTTAA
- the recR gene encoding recombination mediator RecR — MHYPEPISKLIDSFMKLPGIGPKTAARLAFHVLSMKEDTVLDFAKALVNAKRNLMYCSVCGHITDQDPCYICEDQKRDRSLICVVQDPKDVIAMEKMREFNGLYHVLHGSISPMDGIGPEDINIPDLLKRLQDETVLEVILATNPNIEGEATAMYISRLLRPSGIKVTRIAHGLPVGGDLEYADEVTLSKAIEGRREI; from the coding sequence ATGCATTATCCAGAACCAATTTCCAAGCTCATTGACAGTTTTATGAAATTGCCGGGGATTGGTCCTAAAACGGCTGCTCGATTAGCCTTTCATGTATTAAGCATGAAGGAAGATACTGTTTTGGATTTTGCAAAGGCACTTGTTAATGCTAAGCGGAATCTTATGTATTGCTCAGTCTGCGGTCATATTACCGATCAAGATCCCTGTTATATCTGCGAAGATCAAAAGAGGGACAGAAGTTTGATTTGTGTGGTTCAGGACCCTAAAGATGTAATAGCTATGGAAAAGATGAGAGAGTTCAATGGTTTATACCATGTACTGCATGGCAGTATTTCCCCGATGGACGGAATCGGTCCGGAAGATATAAATATTCCTGATTTATTAAAGCGCCTGCAAGATGAAACAGTGCTGGAGGTCATTTTGGCTACTAATCCTAACATTGAAGGTGAAGCGACAGCCATGTATATTTCGCGGTTGCTTAGACCTTCAGGAATTAAAGTGACCCGAATTGCCCACGGACTTCCTGTTGGCGGAGATTTGGAGTATGCGGATGAAGTGACGCTATCAAAAGCAATTGAAGGAAGAAGAGAAATATAA
- a CDS encoding D-alanyl-D-alanine carboxypeptidase family protein, which yields MKKISKTLIFTFVFVLVMSQFAYQPGEAVAESDNLGLKAEAAIIIDGETGQIVYEKNADKVLGIASMSKMMTEYIIMESIENGKISWDQKVKINKYVHDLSKAPNLSNVGLTEGEDYTVKELYQAMAVYSGNAATVALAQLVSGSEKSFVKLMNEKAKELGLKNHKFVNASGLNNGDLLGQFPSGDEDDENIMTAKDTALLAYRLINDYPEVLKIASIPKLKFRDGKEYPNFNWMLPGLIFEYKGVDGLKTGSTDFAGYGHTGTVIQDGQRYITVVMKSTNKNERFADSTKLMNYAYATFKKEKVLPANYQVKGKETLSVVKGKEKNVKIQSEKAIELLVENGEKDNYKTDLVIDKNKLNDDGKLTAPIKKGEKLGYITVTPKKGEDYGYINGDQVKVNVVAAESVEKANWFVLSMRAVGGFFGDVWSSVASTVKGWF from the coding sequence TTGAAAAAAATCAGCAAGACCCTCATTTTCACTTTTGTTTTTGTTCTTGTTATGTCGCAATTTGCCTATCAACCGGGGGAAGCTGTTGCTGAATCTGATAATTTGGGTTTAAAAGCAGAGGCAGCCATCATCATTGATGGTGAAACAGGACAAATCGTGTATGAAAAAAATGCCGATAAAGTATTAGGGATTGCATCCATGTCTAAAATGATGACAGAGTACATCATAATGGAGTCAATTGAAAATGGGAAAATCAGTTGGGATCAAAAAGTTAAAATAAATAAATACGTACATGACCTTTCAAAAGCACCCAATTTGTCGAATGTTGGGTTAACGGAAGGTGAAGATTATACAGTTAAGGAACTATATCAAGCTATGGCCGTCTATTCCGGAAATGCGGCAACAGTAGCTTTAGCACAGCTAGTTTCCGGAAGTGAAAAGAGCTTCGTTAAGTTAATGAACGAAAAAGCGAAGGAATTAGGCTTGAAAAACCATAAATTCGTTAATGCCAGCGGCTTGAATAACGGTGATTTATTAGGGCAGTTTCCTTCAGGTGATGAAGATGATGAAAATATCATGACAGCAAAAGATACTGCACTTCTTGCGTATCGTTTAATAAATGATTATCCGGAAGTGTTGAAAATCGCCAGCATCCCTAAATTGAAATTCCGTGATGGAAAAGAATATCCGAACTTCAACTGGATGCTGCCTGGCCTGATATTTGAATATAAAGGCGTAGATGGACTAAAAACGGGATCTACTGACTTTGCCGGATATGGACACACAGGGACGGTTATCCAGGACGGTCAGCGCTATATCACGGTGGTCATGAAGTCCACTAATAAAAACGAACGTTTTGCGGATAGCACTAAGCTTATGAACTATGCTTATGCAACCTTTAAAAAGGAAAAAGTCCTTCCTGCCAACTACCAGGTGAAAGGGAAAGAAACACTTTCAGTAGTGAAAGGCAAGGAAAAAAACGTTAAGATTCAATCTGAAAAAGCGATCGAGCTACTTGTTGAAAATGGTGAGAAAGACAACTATAAAACTGATTTAGTGATCGATAAAAACAAATTGAATGATGATGGTAAGCTGACTGCACCAATCAAAAAAGGTGAAAAGCTAGGTTACATCACAGTCACTCCTAAAAAAGGAGAAGATTACGGGTACATCAACGGAGATCAGGTTAAGGTTAACGTCGTAGCTGCTGAATCTGTTGAAAAGGCAAACTGGTTCGTACTATCAATGCGAGCGGTTGGCGGATTCTTTGGTGACGTATGGAGCAGTGTAGCTTCCACTGTTAAAGGCTGGTTTTAA
- a CDS encoding YaaC family protein, producing MPENNDNFDKYTPFFSASSSQLFLQKCYTHEKIAEAEIKSYDNCYPFIYHLEHAKTYYNQAAIAPLSIQPILTFYGFAQLLKACLLTIDPNYPESTSMLAHGVTTRKKKKQQYEFLKDEVKTQKNGLFTCIAEKLFHIKHLEGEKFSMGTLMKEIPDMQKYTWSVSRKNFVDMLPSSNGFQLPSAVLDSYQMSSSRLEEFLKAKTNQVYSISEATGTLHLKTDGVPNHNATSPIRYNLAEGQFMLSLNKDSSAFSLPELLIHYLISYNLSIIARYETEWWAELLKTMPNDDYPCIVQFLKISQAKVPFLIFEWIKSGRFHL from the coding sequence ATGCCTGAAAACAATGATAATTTCGATAAATATACACCTTTTTTTTCCGCATCTTCCTCACAACTTTTTTTGCAAAAATGTTACACGCACGAAAAAATAGCAGAAGCGGAAATAAAAAGTTACGATAATTGTTATCCATTTATTTACCATCTTGAACACGCTAAAACTTATTATAATCAGGCTGCCATTGCACCACTTTCCATACAACCAATACTTACATTTTATGGATTCGCTCAATTGTTAAAGGCTTGTCTGCTCACGATTGATCCTAACTATCCGGAATCAACTTCTATGCTTGCCCATGGGGTAACAACGAGAAAAAAGAAAAAACAACAATATGAATTTTTAAAGGACGAAGTGAAAACGCAAAAGAATGGACTTTTCACCTGCATTGCCGAGAAATTATTCCATATCAAGCATCTGGAAGGTGAAAAGTTTTCCATGGGAACATTAATGAAGGAAATCCCAGACATGCAAAAATATACATGGTCGGTTTCAAGGAAAAATTTCGTCGACATGTTACCGTCTTCGAATGGCTTTCAATTACCTTCAGCGGTATTGGATAGCTATCAAATGTCCAGCAGTCGGTTGGAAGAATTTTTGAAAGCAAAAACGAATCAAGTTTACAGTATTTCAGAAGCTACTGGGACACTGCATTTAAAAACAGATGGCGTCCCTAATCATAATGCAACTTCCCCAATACGGTATAATTTAGCAGAAGGACAGTTCATGCTATCACTTAATAAAGATTCGTCAGCTTTTTCATTACCTGAACTTTTGATCCATTATTTGATTTCTTATAACCTTAGCATAATAGCTCGTTATGAAACAGAATGGTGGGCAGAACTGTTGAAAACCATGCCTAATGATGATTACCCCTGCATTGTTCAATTCCTTAAAATAAGCCAAGCTAAGGTGCCATTCTTAATATTTGAATGGATCAAGTCCGGAAGGTTCCACCTTTGA
- a CDS encoding deoxynucleoside kinase, whose translation MKSTPFITVEGPIGVGKTSLAKVIADHFQISLLKEIVDENPFLGKFYKDIDEWSFQTEMFFLCNRYKQLEDIDKKYLTNDQAVVADYHIFKNLIFAERTLKNGQYNKYLEIFNILTRDMPKPNMVIYLNASLDTLLSRIGKRGREFEKNISSIYLEQLSADYRTFMETFEKQHPDIPVLTFNGDELDFVGNKDDLKTIISQIENALHKGVKSNELTKEI comes from the coding sequence ATGAAATCCACCCCATTTATCACTGTCGAAGGTCCAATCGGCGTGGGAAAAACATCACTTGCAAAAGTTATCGCAGATCATTTTCAAATTTCATTATTGAAGGAAATTGTTGATGAAAATCCATTTCTCGGGAAATTCTATAAAGATATTGATGAGTGGAGCTTTCAAACAGAAATGTTTTTTCTGTGTAACCGTTATAAACAATTGGAAGATATCGATAAAAAGTATCTTACTAATGACCAAGCCGTGGTGGCTGATTACCATATATTCAAGAACTTGATATTTGCTGAACGAACGTTAAAGAACGGACAATACAATAAATACCTTGAAATATTCAATATTTTAACACGGGATATGCCTAAACCTAATATGGTGATTTATTTAAACGCAAGTCTTGATACTCTTCTTTCCCGAATCGGTAAAAGAGGTCGTGAATTCGAAAAAAATATATCCTCCATTTATTTAGAGCAGTTATCCGCGGATTATCGAACATTCATGGAAACATTTGAGAAACAGCACCCTGACATACCTGTTCTTACATTCAACGGAGATGAGCTGGATTTTGTCGGGAACAAGGATGATTTGAAAACGATAATCAGTCAAATAGAGAATGCCCTGCACAAAGGAGTAAAGTCAAATGAACTTACGAAAGAAATATAA
- the serS gene encoding serine--tRNA ligase: MLDLKYVRNNFEEVKRVLQFRGEDLTDLGKFEELDVKRRNLIADTEKLKSQRNEVSQQVAVLKREKKDADQLIAQMREVGDRIKGFDDELREVEAQLETLLLSIPNIPHESVPVGETEDDNVEIRKWGELPEFKFEPKPHWDVAGDLGILDFERAAKVTGSRFVFYRGLGARLERALISFMLDLHVEEHGYEEMLPPYMVNRASMTGTGQLPKFEEDAFRIESDDYFLIPTAEVPVTNFHRDEIMSMDDLPISYAAYSASFRSEAGSAGRDTRGLIRQHQFNKVELVKFVKPEDSYAELENLTGHAEKVLQLLGLPYRVLSMCTGDLGFTAAKKYDIEVWIPSYGTYREISSCSNFEAFQARRANIRFRRDAKGKPEHVHTLNGSGLAIGRTVAALLENYQQEDGSVIIPEVLRPYMRGAEVIKP; this comes from the coding sequence ATGTTGGATTTGAAATATGTAAGAAATAATTTTGAAGAAGTGAAGCGTGTATTGCAATTTAGAGGAGAAGATTTGACCGATTTAGGTAAATTCGAGGAACTTGATGTAAAGCGTCGGAATTTGATTGCTGATACGGAAAAGTTGAAAAGCCAAAGAAATGAAGTTTCACAGCAAGTGGCCGTATTGAAACGGGAAAAAAAAGATGCAGATCAGCTGATTGCCCAAATGCGTGAAGTTGGTGACCGTATCAAAGGATTCGATGATGAACTTCGTGAAGTGGAAGCCCAGTTAGAAACATTACTTCTTTCCATTCCGAACATTCCGCATGAAAGTGTGCCTGTTGGTGAGACGGAAGACGATAATGTCGAAATCCGTAAATGGGGAGAGTTACCGGAATTCAAGTTTGAACCGAAACCACACTGGGATGTAGCCGGAGATCTAGGCATCCTGGATTTTGAACGGGCAGCAAAAGTGACCGGAAGCCGATTTGTATTTTATAGGGGTCTTGGTGCTCGATTAGAACGTGCATTAATTAGCTTTATGTTAGACCTTCATGTTGAGGAACATGGATATGAAGAAATGCTGCCACCATATATGGTTAACCGTGCAAGCATGACTGGCACAGGTCAATTGCCAAAATTCGAAGAGGATGCTTTCCGTATTGAAAGTGATGATTACTTCTTGATTCCTACAGCTGAAGTCCCGGTGACAAACTTCCATCGTGATGAAATCATGAGCATGGACGATCTGCCGATAAGCTATGCGGCATACAGCGCTTCTTTCCGTTCAGAGGCAGGATCTGCAGGTCGTGATACCCGCGGGTTAATTCGTCAGCACCAGTTCAATAAAGTTGAACTAGTTAAATTCGTGAAGCCGGAAGATTCTTATGCAGAATTGGAAAATCTCACGGGTCATGCGGAGAAGGTCCTTCAATTGCTAGGACTACCATACCGAGTGCTGAGCATGTGTACGGGAGATCTTGGCTTCACTGCTGCTAAAAAGTATGATATCGAGGTTTGGATCCCGAGTTATGGAACGTACCGCGAAATTTCTTCTTGCAGTAACTTTGAAGCATTCCAGGCTAGACGGGCCAATATTCGCTTCAGACGTGATGCAAAAGGCAAACCGGAACACGTCCATACTCTAAATGGATCAGGTTTGGCAATCGGCCGTACAGTCGCTGCCCTTTTGGAAAATTACCAGCAGGAAGATGGCAGTGTTATCATTCCTGAAGTATTACGTCCATATATGCGCGGTGCGGAAGTCATTAAACCGTAA
- the guaB gene encoding IMP dehydrogenase produces the protein MWENKFAKEGLTFDDVLLIPAKSEVLPKDVNLQVNLAENLRLNLPIISAGMDTVTEAEMAIAMARQGGLGIIHKNMSIEAQAELVDKVKRSESGVITDPFFLTPDHQVFDAEHLMGKYRISGVPVVNNIEDQKLVGIITNRDLRFISDFSLKISSVMTVENLVTAPVGTNLEQAEKILQKYKIEKLPLVDDNGVLKGLITIKDIEKVIEFPNSAKDKQGRLLAGAAVGVTKDTMKRVEMLVKSHVDAIVLDTAHGHSEGVLEMVKEIRATYPELTIIAGNVATAEGTKALIEAGADVVKVGIGPGSICTTRVVAGVGVPQITAVFDCATEARKHGKTIIADGGIKYSGDIVKALAAGGHAVMLGSMLAGVTESPGETEIFQGRRFKVYRGMGSVAAMEKGSKDRYFQEDNKKFVPEGIEGRLPYKGPLSDTIFQLIGGIRSGMGYCGTATLEELRENSQFVKMTGAGLRESHPHDVQITKEAPNYSM, from the coding sequence ATGTGGGAAAATAAATTTGCAAAAGAAGGTTTAACCTTTGATGATGTCCTATTAATTCCAGCGAAATCAGAGGTTTTGCCGAAAGATGTTAACCTTCAAGTCAACTTAGCTGAAAACTTAAGGCTCAACCTTCCTATCATCAGCGCAGGAATGGATACCGTTACAGAAGCTGAGATGGCAATTGCCATGGCCCGTCAAGGCGGATTGGGTATCATTCATAAAAATATGTCCATTGAAGCACAAGCTGAACTGGTGGATAAAGTAAAACGTTCAGAAAGCGGTGTAATTACCGATCCATTTTTCTTAACGCCGGATCACCAAGTATTCGATGCAGAGCATTTAATGGGTAAATATCGCATTTCAGGTGTTCCTGTAGTCAACAATATAGAGGATCAAAAACTTGTGGGTATCATTACAAACCGTGATTTGCGATTTATTTCCGATTTTTCCTTGAAGATTTCCAGTGTCATGACTGTAGAGAATCTGGTCACAGCGCCAGTGGGAACTAACTTGGAACAAGCAGAGAAGATCCTTCAAAAATACAAAATTGAAAAGCTTCCCCTTGTGGACGATAATGGAGTCCTTAAAGGACTTATTACGATCAAGGATATCGAGAAAGTCATCGAGTTCCCGAATTCGGCGAAAGATAAGCAAGGAAGATTACTTGCAGGTGCTGCAGTCGGCGTGACCAAGGATACAATGAAGCGTGTCGAAATGCTGGTTAAATCCCATGTCGATGCAATTGTACTTGATACTGCTCACGGTCATTCAGAAGGCGTCCTTGAAATGGTTAAGGAAATCCGCGCGACATATCCTGAATTGACGATCATTGCCGGTAATGTGGCAACAGCTGAAGGTACGAAAGCATTGATTGAAGCGGGAGCTGATGTAGTGAAAGTGGGAATCGGACCAGGGTCAATCTGTACGACAAGGGTTGTAGCTGGTGTAGGTGTTCCGCAAATCACGGCAGTCTTCGATTGTGCGACAGAAGCAAGAAAACATGGTAAAACGATTATCGCTGATGGCGGAATCAAATACTCTGGTGATATCGTTAAAGCCCTGGCTGCAGGCGGACATGCAGTAATGCTTGGCAGTATGCTTGCCGGTGTAACTGAAAGCCCTGGCGAAACGGAAATTTTCCAAGGCCGCCGTTTTAAAGTGTATCGGGGTATGGGCTCTGTTGCTGCTATGGAAAAGGGATCTAAGGACCGTTACTTCCAAGAAGATAACAAGAAATTCGTACCAGAAGGCATCGAAGGGCGCCTTCCATATAAAGGACCTCTATCAGATACCATTTTCCAGCTGATTGGCGGCATTCGTTCAGGTATGGGATATTGCGGTACAGCCACATTGGAAGAGTTGAGGGAAAACTCTCAATTTGTCAAAATGACTGGTGCTGGATTAAGGGAAAGCCATCCTCATGATGTCCAAATTACAAAAGAAGCACCGAACTACTCAATGTAA
- a CDS encoding YaaL family protein: MFFRKKKKLRNEFNDSLIEELEQLKWNWHNQKSLLEKSVDPSEEVIAQTRLAEVKYFYLFREVKRRNVRLKR; this comes from the coding sequence TTGTTCTTTCGTAAAAAAAAGAAACTTCGGAATGAATTCAATGATTCATTAATCGAAGAGCTTGAACAGTTGAAATGGAATTGGCATAATCAAAAATCACTACTTGAAAAAAGCGTTGATCCATCTGAGGAAGTAATCGCCCAAACGAGGCTGGCGGAAGTGAAATATTTCTACCTATTCAGGGAAGTTAAAAGAAGGAATGTCCGCTTAAAAAGATGA
- a CDS encoding pro-sigmaK processing inhibitor BofA family protein, whose translation MSLEPVVFVAVIGGLILMLLIIGAPLRPVRFIGQGIIKIIIGAAFLFFLNTLGNQAGIHVPINPVTSAVAGLLGIPGVAALAAIGYWII comes from the coding sequence ATGAGTTTGGAACCAGTTGTCTTTGTTGCCGTAATTGGCGGCCTGATTTTAATGCTCCTTATTATCGGGGCGCCATTAAGACCCGTCCGGTTCATAGGGCAGGGGATTATAAAGATCATTATCGGTGCAGCATTTTTGTTCTTTTTGAATACACTTGGGAATCAAGCGGGCATTCATGTCCCCATCAACCCTGTTACCTCGGCAGTCGCCGGCCTGCTTGGAATACCGGGAGTTGCCGCTTTGGCAGCCATTGGTTATTGGATTATCTAA
- a CDS encoding isochorismatase family cysteine hydrolase: MNRPETPSFALLIIDMINDFDFKYGNMLLAHTKLIVDPILKLKKQMKEKGFPIIYINDHYDLWQADFDKIIARCKNEGNASLIERIKPQQDEFFLIKPKHSAFYGTALNTLLKRLNVETLIITGIAGNICVLFTANDAYMREYKLWIPKDCIASASKEDNHYALKMMNHVLKASIKEGEDI; this comes from the coding sequence ATGAATCGACCTGAAACGCCTTCTTTTGCATTGCTTATCATTGATATGATCAATGATTTTGATTTCAAATACGGGAATATGCTCCTTGCACATACGAAGCTTATCGTCGATCCGATTTTGAAATTAAAAAAGCAAATGAAAGAAAAGGGTTTTCCAATCATTTATATCAACGATCATTATGATTTATGGCAGGCTGACTTCGATAAAATTATTGCTAGATGTAAAAATGAAGGGAATGCCTCATTAATCGAAAGAATAAAACCTCAACAGGATGAATTCTTTCTCATCAAGCCGAAGCATTCCGCATTTTATGGGACGGCACTCAATACACTGCTTAAACGATTAAACGTGGAAACCCTGATCATTACTGGAATAGCTGGCAACATCTGCGTCCTATTCACGGCCAATGATGCCTATATGCGGGAATATAAATTATGGATTCCGAAGGATTGCATCGCTTCTGCATCAAAGGAAGATAATCATTACGCATTAAAGATGATGAACCATGTTCTCAAGGCGTCCATAAAAGAAGGTGAAGACATTTAA